CTTCTTGTTTGAACAAAACTTGTACTATACTAGTTTGCATAAAATTTATCTAGTTTTGTTCGACAATTTATATAAACTGAATTTATCAAGAAACGCCTCTAAAAAACGGTTACGAATTTCAAGcacacaaaaaaattcatctaATTGAGATTCTAAGAGTTGCTTTAAAAAATGGTTCTAtgtttttatctctttatttacttttattatttatttggacgtataatatatttaagtttaaataaaagttatcGTTGCTTTCGAAAGTAACGTTGTCTTATTGGCATATCTAAAGAACATGTGAGTTTTAATTGGAGGAAAATAATTCTTTGCAAAAAGATACcgtagaaaatttgaaaatttaaataattagagttaaaaaatttagagaaaaaactagaaaaaagtgaatgtttatgtatttgaaaacaaataatcCTTTTCTTTGCCTTTAATCCTTGATAAACTAGTAGAAAGATTTGGTGTTGGtctttcttcaaatttattaaaaagcCCATggtaaatattactactacatcCAAAtcccataaattttaaatattgcataacTATACTAACACCATACATATCTTCATGTGGATAGAGCAGCAATGGCTTATGTAAGTAACTACTGCTGCTATAACTGAAGgtaaaaaaaactctcttcACAAACTGCAAAAAACTTGACGAAGCTGAAGTTGCATGATCTTCACAAACACATGACACAACAAAGCACATCTATTTGTATACATCATCGGTCGATATCACTGCTGTAAAACTCCAATACACCACCATAAAAGCCACCAAACTTTGATTTCAAGGCAAGCAAACATCATGAAATCTTAAACATGTGGAGCTCATCTTGCTCTCGGCGTTAAGCCTTCCACTCTTCTCTATGAGTTTTCCCAAGGTACTCATTTACAGCAGATGCAAGGAAGTCATATTGATAAACTACAAGTTCCTATAATTCATAGAAATTGATCAAGATCTGATCCATCTGAGGCTGATGTCTCCTCAcctttataaaaaataaatctttatGTCAGTTATAAGCAAGTCCAGTTCTTTCATAGGTTAATAAATGGTTATCGCAGTAGTAGGTTTAAAGCAATAGATTGATGATTTAACTCAGTAAAAAcatgtgagagagaatctTGTCTCTAGAAGATTCTTAATGACATTCTCAAAgttaaatgtgattttttgcTTACTTTTATGTCTGCCATAGATAGAAGCTTGTGAGAAGCAACATAAGCAACATCCGGGTTATCCAGATGCTTTTCCACATAGTAGATAACTTCTGAAACACCTGACTGAAAACTAAAACTATTAATCACCAGCagaagaaaaacagaaatataCACAAAGCAGATTGCCATTAATCCATGGCATTTTAATAAGGACAATGCCTAGAACAACGGTTGTTCAAAACACTAGGATCTGATTTTAGTATCTACAAATGCGTATAAAGGATATATACTGTAAAAGAGAGTATGATTGATAATGAGGTCTGCTCATATATGTAAATCTCTGATGTGCAATATTTGGGCAGGGGTTCATGAATTAAGTTAGTGCCTTTGCCATTTGAAGCAAGTTTTCGAAAGACTAACTATATGTTCCGCTTCCAGTAGATGTTAAATAAGTCTATAGTTTACCGAACTTGTAAAATTCTCTgttaaaaaacaatatttaacTTACCAGGAGCCAGAACCAAATAACTTTAACCTATATCGACCTGACCCCATTTCTAAGCATTTGCATAGTCATTGTTGTATATGCGCAACTTGAGATATTAAGTGAGAATCTGAGATAGAGATGCTTTTAAACACCTGAATAATAATCTTTGCACATTCGTTGCAAGGAAACATGGTCACGTAAAGCCTCTGTATGGTAAATCATGTACAGAAGAGTCAGAAATTGTAAACAggaatttagaaataaatgagCAAGCAAAAGtgacaaagaaaataaagttacTGACTTGCCCTGCAGCAgatgcatgatttctgtttAAGATAGCATTGACTTCAGCATGGCATACATAACTGCAAGGAAGCAAGACTAAGGACTCAGCTAAAACTTCACCATTTTGCTAGAATGCACGGGACGTTAGGTATAATTCTGAGagcaaaatgaaaacaaacgGAGAAGCAGAAATTAATAGTAGCTGAGCAATCTACTCTTAGTCATGATTTTATAGTACTTACGGGTACTTCGTCTCCAGGGGATCCCCACTCTTGGATTTCTGAAAAACACAGGTAGGAGTAAGAAAATCAATAAACTTGATTCTTCATTAGATATAGAGAACTGCTAACCTTAGACCATGGTAGCTTGTCATCTGAGCAACCACGTGGAAACCCATTGTAGCCAATACCTTGAGAGAAGAAATAATCAGAAACCAGCTAAAGATATGGAGTATTCATTAACACCACAAATAGGTGAATAGGTGAATAGGTGATATTGCTTATTTAAGCGGTTTTACAATAAATTGGACAAAGAAGATGTAACCATAATCTAAGGTATAAGTAGAACCAGAAAGACAAAATAATAGGTGGAAAGGTGGTTTGTGCTATAACATGTAGTAAAAGATTTGCACAGAAAAAAGAGCTCTTTCAATAGCCAGGCAGCTATAATCTTGGAAAAAGCAAAACATATCAAGCACTCCTACCTAGTATGATTCCCTTCTCGCTCACCAAACAAGCACCGACCTAatggaaaggaaaaaaacaagTTAGACATACTAAGAAAACCACATATTGTGAGAAACTTTTACATTGTTCGAACTTAGAATATAAACGCATCTGAATGCAAAATAGTTGTGCTGATATACTAACAAAGTGCAACTAAACCTGTCGATTTGGATCCTTGGACCTCTCAGCTGATAGAAATGCAATGGCCATAAAATAGTCATCCCAAGACAGATACCTGCAACGCAAATACTTAAAAAGGAGAATTTCACATGTTTCCTTCTGGACAATAAAATTGGAGGCAGGGGGCGAAATTATCATAGACTGTGCTTTACTTCTTTTATCTTCTCCCACATATACAtccacaaacaaaaataagaataatttccACACAAGAATTGAAACTTTAAGTAGGATCCTTTTCTTGCGTTCCTGATCCAAGCAAGGAATATTTCGAGCAAAATAAAGTCAAGTGGCCATCACTTTAGTTAACTCTTTAATGTTTGATTTGTGTGACTCGACTTTAAACTCTTCGATCTAAGTTACTTACTTTTGCACAAAGCAACAAAACACCATTAAAACGGTCAGCACTATTTGTAGAAACGGCCATCATTTTGACTTTGAAGCCGTCACAGCTAGCTAACCTGAATACAATATTTCTCAGGAAACTATAAAAGATCCAACATTTTCAGCTAGCCGTCACTGCTATTTGGTGCTGTCATGCGAATTTTGGTAATTT
The nucleotide sequence above comes from Salvia hispanica cultivar TCC Black 2014 chromosome 5, UniMelb_Shisp_WGS_1.0, whole genome shotgun sequence. Encoded proteins:
- the LOC125187582 gene encoding deoxycytidylate deaminase isoform X2; translation: MNSRDIALFSAAAVLGAVSSAVAFTHFFNSREPKNSCSPQNGVVKKKPSRQNPFDPAKRNGYLSWDDYFMAIAFLSAERSKDPNRQVGACLVSEKGIILGIGYNGFPRGCSDDKLPWSKKSKSGDPLETKYPYVCHAEVNAILNRNHASAAGQRLYVTMFPCNECAKIIIQSGVSEVIYYVEKHLDNPDVAYVASHKLLSMADIKVRRHQPQMDQILINFYEL
- the LOC125187582 gene encoding deoxycytidylate deaminase isoform X1; translation: MCLSEIRGDELERYSSVFRRSSVRCGVLRRRLHPLLQLQRAQKQLLPPKRCRKEETLSAEPLRPSKTKRYLRCRYLSWDDYFMAIAFLSAERSKDPNRQVGACLVSEKGIILGIGYNGFPRGCSDDKLPWSKKSKSGDPLETKYPYVCHAEVNAILNRNHASAAGQRLYVTMFPCNECAKIIIQSGVSEVIYYVEKHLDNPDVAYVASHKLLSMADIKVRRHQPQMDQILINFYEL
- the LOC125187582 gene encoding deoxycytidylate deaminase isoform X3 encodes the protein MMAVSTNSADRFNGVLLLCAKYLRCRYLSWDDYFMAIAFLSAERSKDPNRQVGACLVSEKGIILGIGYNGFPRGCSDDKLPWSKKSKSGDPLETKYPYVCHAEVNAILNRNHASAAGQRLYVTMFPCNECAKIIIQSGVSEVIYYVEKHLDNPDVAYVASHKLLSMADIKVRRHQPQMDQILINFYEL